AAACTTTCCCATAAGTGTTTACCTTTCTCCTACAAATGTATTTGTTCATTAAAGCATGTTTAACTAACAATAACTAATCAAcaccaaacattttaaattttctttttccacaaaatcaaaaaaatgcaaatatacTTACTTccaactaaaaaaacaaacaaacacacaattaataaaacatttgtgaaaaaaaaagatatcataTTGGCCAATAGAAGAGTTTCAAAACAATGTTCCAACATGGGCAcaatccaacaacaacaattacaacATTAACAACAACGATCCATCCTCTCCTAGTGTATCAAATTATGATAGTGGAAATTTCTTTGATGATAATATTCAACCCTACCATGATCCTTGGGAAGATTACtatgaaaatttggaaaaacttaaagaacaaaatttttacaatAGCAATAATGAAACATTTAATGAGTACAAATCACTGTCACCATCACCAACTACgtcacaaattaatttaatagaacaacaacaaaatacctCTTTAAATAATTCCCACCACGTTCCTAGTGAATCTTACCACAATTTACCTCAACAAGTTGAAGTACCAGCGTCGTCGCCGTACTATCAAATTGAAAGCAATGAAAATGATAAGCAACATGAAATGATTGAAAATCATCATAAAACTATTCCCACCGAAAACAGTACACTTTTAGAATCGCATGAAATACATATATCGCTTAATGAAACTTTGATAGATGAGGAACAAACTcaaattgaatacaatttaGACTCAAGTGCAATAACAGTATCGAGTGAAAGTAGTGATGATTATCAGGAATCACAAAAtgacttaaacaaaaatcacaccGATGATGATGAGGTTGGTATAAAAGAAACGAGTAAGGAAATTTTGCTCATGTAGTCAGTAAAAATTTGGGACTATATTTATAAGGAATAGAAAGTTAAAAACAGTGCTGTCTTCTcatatattataaaacaaacattagtAGTCTCATGGagtatttatacatacattcattcacattttgaagtaaaaatgtAATCGTATCGTTAATttcttagttttaatttttttttaatttgtttaatattatatttttaacggGCTTCCATGTCATCAAAGTACTCGTCTTCGTTTGTATGGGTATTGAACTTTATGCATGCGGTCAATGACTTACACACCATATGGgataaatatattaaacaattaacaaaaattcaaagtaattacaaacaaaattaaaatagtaatcTTCCTCAAGGTAATTATGGGAAACtttcaatttaactttattttattgtaattactAACACAGAACCcttttattgaattgttttttttttttcttattatttttagaatatttgtgtttttatttaagacttATTACGTGTAATTATTTTTcagagattatttaaaaaattttggttttaaactattttatttttaatggataTAATTTGTAATAAGTAATGACAAAAAGAAGTATGGACTTCAAgtcatttttgaagtttaagtatttatttcGAAGTTAGTTGTAAACTCTTAGGCCAATCAAAAATCCTAGAAATCTGTTAGTAAGGAGTTAACGTAAAAgtaatttcctttaaaattcacatttttgtaacaaatgtatttaaaactaTCGTAATAGACggtgaaattaaagaaatgacAATACAAATGTCACCTTCTCAAATTTTATAGTGAGAGGGTTATTTCCAAGATGGCGGTCACTTAGTCCATCGTTTTTCTCCCTATTTCTTGATGATTAAAATGAGATAAGGATGTGATGTGCTATTTATCATTTATAAGGAGttagataaaataattaaacgtCAAAGCTCCGTCAGTTACCTTACAAGAATCCAAATGGACAGGATCATATAATGTAAAGGTCTTAATTTTGTAGTCAATCGAATTCTTTAGACGttcattttgaccaaggcagctactcagtttttcaagtgtcataaatttcaatctCGGAACTTTACTTTCACTAAGATTTTTCTTCAGTTGATCGTggaaaaactaccaaaaatattattgtttttaaaatgctcTCTAGACAAGCTATACAAGTTCAACACGACTTTTAGTTTGTGTTGCAAATAATTATTACTATTTTGACAATTAACCTTTAAACACAATGAaactgtgaaataaataaataaataacagagtaataaagttcagttttCAGTCAAATGACAAAAACATGATCAGGTGTCTATTTGACAtaaagtagacttgacttgggagatttttcttgactaattttccagtcaaatttccaataaaattgacttagttgaaaagcaattttttggcTGCTGATCAATCAGATACCTTAGTCTGATAACCTGCCAAATGTCAACActgtcaaaattgttgtttttcagTTATGACAGATTTTAACTGTCAACAATATTCAACTTTCACCTCTTTTACTTAATTTGTTAATAACCAAAAAGAGAGTGTTCTAAATAAATTCTGAATCATTCATAAAGTGCGTTTTTAggtaaaatcagtttttatatttaaaatctaaGTAAACCACTTAAATTTGATAAGTGACACTTCCACCATTGCGGAACGTTCAGATAATGAAACAGTGTCTTATTTTCAACTGTCACTtttctaaaacttaatttttgttttcatttagtttgaaacctaaaaaaatgttctctttttctttttacaaaaactaaaaactattaagaaactaaatttaaggaataattttgcaacaaattgaCACAAACGAGATTtgttaaaatggatttttattcataaaacaaacaaaatatatgcaaaagaaaaataaacacaaatagtTCAAAACACCCCTGTTTACTTTGTTAAGCGTTAtaaatgcatattttatttttgtttacattaaacaACTACTGCgtataaaatgttgaaatgttTTTGGCAAAATCCCTAAAAATTTGTCTCCGCATTTTCGTGCATAgctatttatgtgtttttttttttattttgaaagtttatttaaaatttcattgagaactttagaaaactaaaataacGTCAAGGATGTGTTGTATAGTTGTAGAAAATACTTTGCTTAGGTCGGGTATagcttttgattaaaaaaagaaatttaattaaaacaattaactaAATGTCAAGTGGTAATGAACCAGACAGCCAGGTTTGttttaagatgtttttaaatggaacttgaataaaattaaaagtgttgGACCAAATGAGTTCATGTTGACcttaagaataattaaatatgaaagaattatatattatttcattctataccaaatcatatgtttttgttttcacatcttCACTTATatatgaaacatttatttttgtatgttttgtttgttgggcgccatttaagataaaatttcactttttcgcattaaaagttttgatagcaaataaaaataaggttataaattatttaaggtcttttcaaacattatttttgttgttcaagataaacataattttattactGAATTGCGGATTAGTATACTTTTTTGGGtttaaaatttctcaaatttaaaGTAGATTAgttgttttgtgttttcattgTTGGATGAtcctagttttttgtttatagtttttagtAGTAAACTATTTTAGAAGTAGAATGCGAAGttatagaataaaatataaaatttaaacaataagaaATAAGGTGAttggtattttctttttctagctTGCTAAACGTCTTTTTGGATCTAACAATAATGATGGTCGATGTAATACTAAAACATGTATCACAACTAACAACTCCCATATTAACAATAGTTTcaccaataaattatttaatgtttcATTACCGGATTTCATAGTACATATTCACATTTCTTTAacattaacaattaaaaaaaaataaataaaatatgtatttttattctgaaattccaaatttttaataatttttgtttgaaaaataattttaggctGGATTAGCTGGTGCTTTGGCTCAAGTTCGTTTGGGTGAGCCACGTTCTAGTGAACAAGAAGCTTATGAAGCTTCGATGAGACGCCAATGCTGGGAATCTGGAAATATTGACTACACTGGCAAGGATTCATTTGATAATATCTGGAAGAAAATTCAAGAAACTTTAGAAATGAAACCTGAAGCCCCTGCCAAGTCTGCTGATGATGATAGTaaatgagtttatttaaaaaagaatcatttaaattaaattcaacacaCATCCAAAAGTCATAAGCATACAAATACAACCAGAAAAACCAAGAATTGTGCACGGAACACAATAATGATGCATGATGTACACTgagagaaaaaaagtttaaacaaaaatatcatcatcaaAACTCTCACGACTATGaatatcacattttttattattatttttttttagttttattattttttttaaatagaatgtgttatttattcacatttcatcattttttgttagaacaaaaaaaaacaacaacaaataaattattttgcattATTAAATTATGTAGTTAGTTTTGTGattgtaaaaatatcttttttcagtggattaatttttataaaaatcatattttctgtTATCACACATCACATGAATCATTATTTagctagaaaaatataaatgttattgtttttactataagcaaaaataaataaacaattaaaattatataattaacaTCACTATTCATTTATATATTGCTTGGCTATATGTTGTATCACCAAAAGaagaatgttaacaacaactTACAATTTTATGTGttcctataaaacaaaatatttttatttaaaacaaaaatatgcaaaagattcaaatatagtttttttaatagaagtttaattaatgtgttattttttttataaatgttttgcattttcttttcagtgtatttaattttatattgacttgtttttattttcagaatattTTAGCTTGAAAATGTGGAACAGTTCTTATTTTGTTGCATGGTGATGGAGtactttcatttttatgttgaaacattttatatttcagCAGAATTCCATTTTCACTTCAAATTCTCTAGATTCTGAAAAATGAGATTTTCTTACGTTCTTATGTCATTTTTCtgtcaatcaatttattaagtCTCAATTTATtaccaacacaaaaattaagacCTAATCGCGTGATGTGGAGTtttcaaatgttatttttacaaaagacaTTCAAATGTCTTCCTACGGCTACGGTTGCAACACCATACATCCTTTTCAAGACCCAATTTGTACATTTGCAAAATTGACAAAGGTAGTTACAAGCACATGGCCCAAGGCGAAAATCACAAGATTTCGCTGGTCAATTCAAGAAATATCAATGCCAAGAAACGTCATTGTAGACGTGGTcatcatttcatttttagtaatggcttAACTATagcttgtcaaatgtcaaaagatggcggcttcaaaagtgacagctgccattattacttttaaaaaggcCTCGTTATTTTTTAACCAACAATCGTACCAATTGTAGACATTTTTCTTCACCAATGCTGCCTTTGCCTAAGTTCTACAACTTCTTTGACATATTGGTCCTGGTCTTTCAGGAACAGCGACAGAATTTACACCAAATCTATAAAACGTTTTCAAGTTACAAAAGCGATTATTAACCTTAACTCGGTATCcatctttaaacattttacagAATTTAACATCCGTCCTTTAACACTTTTCAAGTTAGTGAAATAATTtcagcaaacattaaaaatggaagaagtcaAACAACCCATTCACTTCTCCAAGgtattcaataaaaatcttgaaataaaattgtttccataatctttgaactttttaaaagtcCATGCTTGGTAAAAAACTAATGTCTATACATTTTTTCACCCAACTaattaactaaattaaataaagttaaattttcgaaagaggcgattttattgattttctgtCTGAAATCTCCTTTTTTCGAGAATTCTAGctgaacaaaaatgttgataacaagTTTTTGTTctaattctttaaaatgaacGTTTTTATATCCGTAAGTAagatttaaagcatttttcatatttttgtttaatgttgtgTTATAATATTCACCCAACTTAAACACACCGTTTTGAAATGAACACAACACCAAATCTCTTTTGACACAAACTCAAAACTTGTTTTCGTTTCTCTTCAAAACCACACtgcacaatattttgtattcttcagCTTAGTATCACTTCCTCAAAAAGCACTCAACATTGATACATTACcactcttattttttaaaaaaatcatgaagAAAACACATTGATTGAAACAAAGCAACATTTAgttacaacaaaaaacacactcttttctttttgcagaCGACAAAAGCTCAGTTACACCGcctgaaattgaaataaaagcaaCTGCTCAGAAGCTTATAGCCTCAAATGTAACAACTCCAAAGCCTGCTAGATCTACTAACAAACCAACACCACAACCGCCAGCAAGGCAAAAGtccaaaaaatccaaataacaactaatagttaacaaaaaatgctatgatttctttaataaattagtttataagtttttagaagacagaaaaacaataatttaaagaaaattatttataatattaaatttataaaattaataaatgttatattCTCTTAACTTaaatacacaatttattttGCTATCGAGGAGCTTTGCAATAACAGTTTTCTAACAAAGTTAAGCTTTAAAGCGAAAAGAAggaagccattttgttttagaaactttgatattaaaatatttgaattgattttcttaGGACAATTGACTTCAGCTGAAATTCAAGATGGTAAGATCGAATACGATCCCGTTACCAAGGCTAAGACTTTGTACAAACACATCGAAGGTGGTTACGAAGTCCATATTACCACTCCTCAACAGAATGGTACTGTAAAGACCCAAGTAAAGACCTTCTACGACCCTAAGCCTGTTACCGAAGAGGATCTGTTGAAGCAACAACaagagaagaagaagaggtCCAAGAAGCCAAATCAAGTTGTTCAAATCGACAAGAACACCACCATGATAACTCGTGAGATTCCCGGTGGATATGAAGAGGTCTATACCACTGTCTATGATGATGGTTCAAAGAGTATGCGCACCAAGACCTTCTACGATGCTGTCGAAGAAGAAATCGTCGATGAGAGCAACACCAATACCAAGGTTCAGCAAAAGAAGAACAAGCCTTCTTCGAAATTGACCAGGCACGATACTGAGGAAGAGGAGAGGAATGTTAAGAAAACCTCCAAGAATCAATTGGTTGAGGCCAACCAGAGGAATGTTCGTCAAGTCAATGAGGATTCCAATGAACAATACAACACCAGGCGCGAGTCGATTGTTGAAGAAACTCGTAGTGTGAGCAAGAAGACCGAAACTTCTGGCAAGAAGACAATTGTTCGCAAGGAATCAGTCCAGGAGGAGAACACCAAGAGTGTGACCACCTCGTCCAAggacaagaagaagaagagcaaGCGTGCTCCTCCACCACCAGCTGATTTCCCCCAGAATGAAACCACCACTGTTACCGCAAGCAAGGTGCCCGGAGGCAACGAGTACACTTACAGTACTGTTTTGGAAGATGGTAAGACTGTAACCACCAGCAAGACAATCTACGAAGAGGAAGAAGTTGAAATGACCGAAGAAGAGATTCAAATCTACAAGAAGCAATTGAAGGACGCCGAGAAGCACAAGAATGTCACAACCACCAAGAAATTGAAGTCCGAGTCGGGCACCAAGAAGATTGTTCCATCAGAAAACCCTGGTGAAGTCACCACTGTGGAGACCATTAAGATTGAGGGTGGTACTGAATATCGCTACACCACTGTGACAGCTGAGGGTATTGTCAAGAAGGCCATCAAGACTGTCTACGATCCAACGCCAAAGGAGAATCCTGATGAttctgaagaagaagaagaaatcatTGAGGATTATGAAGAGGAAATCATTGAGCCAGGCGAGAAGATTTTTAAGACCATTGAATCGGTCAAGACTCTTCCTCAGAGATTTGATGGTGAGTAAGATGAAAATTGCATGTTTtaatatgtttataattatatgtTATACTTAAAAGCTCTTATAAGAAGAGTTGCCCTTAACTTCGATTCTTTGAAGAATCTAAAGCATGTGTCAATCAATGTcattaacaaaattcaattaagaaaattattaattttttagtggTATGAATAAAACGGAGCATGTACTCGGAGAAAGTTCTTCGCACTAAATTTGAGTAAAAGTGCCCATAACTTTCTCCAAAAGTTAAAGCTTATGCTCAAACTCCAAAGCATATTCTTCGTTTTATGCATACCACAtaaacatttgaatttatttataaatagcgTGAATATTATTCGTTAATCTTTATGTTATAAActttaagtttgacagcagTTGTAAACTTCATTCTATAGGAATTGAAAATAGTTCAAACTAAGTTTAAGGTGTTGTACCTACCTGTACTAAGGCATGTTCCGTAAAATAAATTActgataataattcaaaaagtcGTTAACcaagtgaaaaatatttaatatatgtaaACCTAGGTAACAATATTTCAACTAATATTTAGTGTTaagtataattaaaaattgaattgttaacaaaaaatagttgTATGCacgaagttaataaaataattcaaaaaaacactCCTAACAGTGAAATAGTGTAACTATACTTGTGAAGTTTTTGtcctatattttatataattgtcAACTCATGCAtgtcaaaaaggaaaatattaaaatataagtttaaataaaaaataaatttacataaatttcaCAGAAATCGTTGAAGTTAATACACCAAAGAAAAAATCCACCAAATTGACCAGAACTGACACTCAAGAAGAAGAAAGTCATATTgttgagaagaagaagaacgcAATGACATCTATCAATCAACAACAGAGTAACGTTCGTAAAATGGAACAAGAAGAACACACAACTGGACGTTATAATGTTCGTCGTGAATCTAAAGTCGAAGAAACACGCAGCATGACTCAGAAAATTAAGATCTCTGGAAATTACTAaacaaacagaacaaaaaatctacaaacataaTAATATACATTGAATTGAATCCTattgttctattttatttttacaaaatttgtataacatGGAGTTTACATAATATTCATATTAattaatcattttgttttacaatattttcctatatatttaattaatttcgttTGGTTATATTTATATCAGtacatttacataaaataaatatatttatattgcctaaaaacatattttacattttCACCGTGATTTTATttacacaaaagaaaaactggcaaagaagaaatt
This window of the Eupeodes corollae chromosome 3, idEupCoro1.1, whole genome shotgun sequence genome carries:
- the LOC129952979 gene encoding eukaryotic translation initiation factor 5B isoform X2 yields the protein MSRQLTSAEIQDGKIEYDPVTKAKTLYKHIEGGYEVHITTPQQNGTVKTQVKTFYDPKPVTEEDLLKQQQEKKKRSKKPNQVVQIDKNTTMITREIPGGYEEVYTTVYDDGSKSMRTKTFYDAVEEEIVDESNTNTKVQQKKNKPSSKLTRHDTEEEERNVKKTSKNQLVEANQRNVRQVNEDSNEQYNTRRESIVEETRSVSKKTETSGKKTIVRKESVQEENTKSVTTSSKDKKKKSKRAPPPPADFPQNETTTVTASKVPGGNEYTYSTVLEDGKTVTTSKTIYEEEEVEMTEEEIQIYKKQLKDAEKHKNVTTTKKLKSESGTKKIVPSENPGEVTTVETIKIEGGTEYRYTTVTAEGIVKKAIKTVYDPTPKENPDDSEEEEEIIEDYEEEIIEPGEKIFKTIESVKTLPQRFDDLGH
- the LOC129952979 gene encoding probable serine/threonine-protein kinase kinX isoform X1; translated protein: MSRQLTSAEIQDGKIEYDPVTKAKTLYKHIEGGYEVHITTPQQNGTVKTQVKTFYDPKPVTEEDLLKQQQEKKKRSKKPNQVVQIDKNTTMITREIPGGYEEVYTTVYDDGSKSMRTKTFYDAVEEEIVDESNTNTKVQQKKNKPSSKLTRHDTEEEERNVKKTSKNQLVEANQRNVRQVNEDSNEQYNTRRESIVEETRSVSKKTETSGKKTIVRKESVQEENTKSVTTSSKDKKKKSKRAPPPPADFPQNETTTVTASKVPGGNEYTYSTVLEDGKTVTTSKTIYEEEEVEMTEEEIQIYKKQLKDAEKHKNVTTTKKLKSESGTKKIVPSENPGEVTTVETIKIEGGTEYRYTTVTAEGIVKKAIKTVYDPTPKENPDDSEEEEEIIEDYEEEIIEPGEKIFKTIESVKTLPQRFDEIVEVNTPKKKSTKLTRTDTQEEESHIVEKKKNAMTSINQQQSNVRKMEQEEHTTGRYNVRRESKVEETRSMTQKIKISGNY